In Hyphomicrobiaceae bacterium, the following are encoded in one genomic region:
- the rpmG gene encoding 50S ribosomal protein L33 produces MAKPVVQKIKLLSTAGTGFFYVTKKNPRTATEKLVFKKYDPVVRKHVEFKETKIK; encoded by the coding sequence ATGGCTAAGCCCGTAGTGCAAAAGATTAAGCTGCTGTCGACCGCTGGCACGGGCTTCTTCTACGTCACCAAGAAGAACCCCCGCACCGCGACCGAAAAGCTGGTGTTTAAGAAATACGATCCCGTCGTGCGCAAGCACGTCGAGTTCAAGGAAACGAAGATCAAATAG
- a CDS encoding DUF3572 domain-containing protein, which produces MKPRREAMTRDEAENVALQGLTFITADPHRLVRFLSLTGLTPNDLKGWRDDPTLAIAVLDYLLSDESLLLVFVADKGLKPEIVAPAHALLSGGDGRDWHST; this is translated from the coding sequence ATGAAACCGCGTAGAGAAGCCATGACACGCGACGAGGCGGAAAACGTTGCGTTGCAGGGGCTTACCTTTATCACTGCCGATCCGCACCGATTGGTGAGATTCCTATCTCTCACGGGTCTTACCCCCAACGACCTAAAAGGCTGGAGAGACGATCCCACGCTCGCGATTGCAGTGCTCGATTATTTGCTCTCGGACGAAAGCCTGTTGCTGGTTTTTGTCGCCGATAAGGGGCTGAAGCCTGAGATCGTCGCACCGGCCCACGCGCTGTTGAGCGGTGGAGATGGACGGGACTGGCACAGCACATGA
- the rnr gene encoding ribonuclease R gives MARKTKDPRAPANGGLPSREQIIEFLNSFQGKAGKREIARAFGVRAGARIALKRILAEMAEEGLLAGNKKDLREPGRLPAVTQIEVTGRDRDGDLIGKPVIWEDEGPRPVVRLLISTREGDAEIGAGDRVLAKLSKLPRDADADYEATPIKKLPREKRRLLGIYREAKRGGGTIEPIDRKELKSWSIAPGDEGEAKDGDLVRFDLARKGRFATPRAHVLESLGNPSDQRQISLIAIHAHGIPEDFPESVLIEAEHLDPPTMDVRTDLREVPLLTIDPVDARDHDDAVYAEPDADPNNEGGWVVIVAIADVAHYIRPDTKLDREAQLRGNSVYFPDRVVPMLPEKISNDLCSLREGEERPCLAARMVFNKWGEKRSHTFLRAMMKSAAKLSYQEAQAAIDGNVSEKCAPLMERALRPLWEAYAALAKARDKRGPLDLDLPERKIKLDEKGRVAQIITPERLDAHRLIEEMMIQANVAAAETLEENKSPLVYRVHDAPSQEKLKGLRDFLETLDMKIPHAGALKPDAFNKVLAQAKDLPVPDLVNEVILRSQSQAEYAPKNIGHFGLNLARYAHFTSPIRRYADLLVHRALVRALKLGEGGLTDEEIPRLTAISKQISDTERRAMAAERETMDRLIAAHLADHVGATFAARIAGVTRSGLFVKLKDTGADGYIPISSLGNDYYHHVEAAHALIGARTGEGYRLGDVVEVRLLEVIPSAGAMRFEMLTPGTRGHLSSFKAGGGKLPREPRGGRPKGGGFRRRGR, from the coding sequence GTGGCCCGCAAAACCAAAGATCCGCGCGCCCCCGCCAATGGCGGATTGCCGTCCCGCGAGCAGATCATAGAGTTCTTGAACTCTTTCCAGGGCAAAGCCGGGAAGCGCGAAATTGCCCGCGCCTTCGGCGTCCGGGCGGGAGCGCGCATTGCGCTCAAACGTATCCTCGCGGAGATGGCCGAAGAAGGCCTATTGGCAGGCAACAAGAAGGACCTGCGCGAGCCTGGTCGCTTGCCGGCCGTGACTCAGATCGAAGTGACGGGACGTGACCGCGACGGAGACCTCATCGGCAAGCCTGTTATCTGGGAAGACGAAGGGCCTCGCCCCGTTGTGCGGCTTCTCATCAGCACACGCGAGGGCGATGCGGAAATTGGCGCGGGCGACCGCGTGCTCGCTAAGCTCTCTAAATTGCCGCGTGATGCGGACGCAGACTACGAGGCAACGCCGATCAAAAAGCTGCCGCGCGAGAAGCGCCGGCTTCTCGGCATTTATCGCGAAGCCAAACGCGGCGGCGGCACCATCGAACCCATAGACCGCAAGGAACTCAAGAGCTGGTCGATCGCCCCGGGTGACGAAGGCGAGGCGAAGGACGGCGATCTGGTGCGTTTCGATCTGGCGCGCAAAGGCCGTTTCGCGACACCGCGTGCGCATGTCCTGGAAAGCCTCGGCAATCCGTCAGACCAACGCCAGATCTCTCTTATCGCGATCCATGCGCACGGCATTCCAGAGGACTTTCCCGAGAGTGTGTTGATCGAGGCCGAGCATCTCGATCCTCCCACCATGGATGTCCGCACGGATCTGCGCGAAGTTCCGCTGTTGACGATCGATCCCGTGGACGCCCGCGACCACGACGACGCCGTCTATGCAGAACCCGATGCAGACCCGAACAATGAAGGTGGCTGGGTCGTGATCGTGGCGATTGCCGACGTCGCGCACTACATCCGCCCCGATACCAAGCTCGATCGCGAGGCACAGCTGCGCGGCAACTCGGTCTACTTCCCCGACCGGGTCGTACCGATGCTGCCGGAAAAGATCTCCAACGATTTGTGCTCTCTGCGCGAAGGCGAGGAACGGCCGTGCCTTGCCGCCCGCATGGTGTTCAACAAGTGGGGCGAGAAGAGAAGCCACACATTCTTGCGCGCGATGATGAAATCGGCGGCCAAGCTCTCCTATCAGGAGGCGCAGGCCGCCATCGACGGCAACGTGTCGGAAAAGTGCGCGCCGCTGATGGAGCGCGCGTTAAGGCCACTGTGGGAAGCCTACGCCGCATTGGCAAAGGCGCGTGACAAGCGCGGCCCACTCGACCTCGATCTCCCCGAACGCAAAATCAAGCTCGATGAAAAAGGCCGCGTCGCGCAGATCATTACACCAGAGCGCCTCGACGCCCACCGGCTGATCGAGGAAATGATGATCCAGGCCAACGTGGCCGCCGCCGAGACCTTGGAAGAAAATAAGTCTCCCCTCGTCTACCGCGTGCATGACGCGCCTAGTCAGGAAAAGCTCAAGGGGCTGCGCGACTTCCTCGAAACGCTCGACATGAAGATCCCTCACGCTGGAGCCTTGAAGCCGGACGCCTTCAACAAGGTCCTGGCGCAAGCCAAGGATCTTCCGGTTCCAGATCTCGTCAACGAGGTGATTTTGCGTTCTCAGTCGCAAGCCGAGTACGCACCAAAGAACATCGGGCACTTCGGATTGAACCTAGCGCGATATGCGCACTTCACATCTCCGATCCGCCGTTATGCCGATCTGCTGGTGCATCGAGCGCTGGTACGCGCGTTAAAACTTGGCGAAGGCGGTCTGACAGATGAAGAGATCCCGCGACTTACCGCAATCTCGAAGCAGATTTCCGACACCGAGCGCCGTGCGATGGCGGCCGAACGGGAAACTATGGATCGGCTGATCGCGGCGCATCTTGCCGATCACGTCGGCGCAACCTTCGCAGCGCGCATTGCGGGCGTCACGCGATCGGGGCTGTTCGTAAAGTTGAAGGACACGGGAGCCGACGGCTACATTCCCATCTCGTCCTTGGGCAACGACTACTATCACCACGTTGAAGCCGCCCACGCGCTCATCGGTGCGCGCACGGGCGAGGGTTACCGTCTTGGCGACGTGGTCGAGGTGCGACTGCTTGAAGTCATCCCTTCGGCCGGTGCTATGCGATTTGAGATGCTGACGCCTGGAACACGTGGCCACCTTTCAAGTTTCAAGGCTGGAGGCGGTAAGCTTCCACGCGAGCCACGCGGCGGCCGCCCCAAGGGCGGAGGCTTTCGACGCCGGGGACGATAA
- a CDS encoding NUDIX hydrolase → MSERETTHAADQAGVAIRDAASILLIDRGSSSPRLLMGRRRADNVFLPNKWVFPGGRLEKDDGSIATASDLDPHDEAALLSALPMPASSAFARALALAAVRELFEETGHAMAVPRAASSESSVWPAFDTLGLVPTLAPLRLIARAITPPGRPRRYDTRFFIAMRDSVIENAGSGDGEFTDLGWFTFEDARALDLPNITRRVLADLESVLARPGLLSLGPVPYYYQQGDRFCRQLISRGP, encoded by the coding sequence ATGAGCGAACGTGAAACAACGCACGCTGCGGATCAGGCCGGTGTTGCGATCCGTGATGCCGCCTCCATCCTTCTCATCGATCGCGGTTCGTCCTCGCCTCGCCTTCTCATGGGCCGCCGCCGTGCTGACAATGTGTTCCTTCCCAACAAGTGGGTTTTCCCCGGAGGCCGACTGGAGAAGGACGACGGATCGATCGCGACCGCTTCCGACCTCGACCCGCACGATGAAGCCGCACTGCTGAGCGCGCTGCCCATGCCTGCAAGCTCTGCATTTGCCCGCGCATTGGCGCTTGCCGCGGTTCGCGAGCTTTTCGAGGAGACCGGACACGCCATGGCCGTTCCTCGCGCGGCATCATCCGAGAGCAGCGTCTGGCCGGCCTTCGACACGCTCGGCCTCGTTCCCACGCTTGCACCGCTGAGACTGATCGCGCGCGCCATTACCCCACCGGGTCGGCCTCGCCGCTACGACACCCGCTTCTTCATCGCCATGCGCGACAGCGTCATTGAAAACGCAGGCTCGGGCGATGGCGAATTTACCGATCTCGGTTGGTTTACCTTCGAAGATGCCAGGGCCCTCGACCTGCCCAACATTACCCGCCGTGTGCTTGCGGATCTGGAAAGCGTCCTGGCCCGACCGGGACTGCTAAGTCTCGGACCCGTCCCATATTATTACCAACAGGGCGACCGCTTCTGCCGCCAACTCATTAGTCGCGGGCCTTAA
- a CDS encoding RidA family protein codes for MSDSCEDRLRALGLELPSAPTPLANYVPALLSGDLLFVSGQISRKTDGTLIAGTLGADLTTSEGQSAARECALAILAQAKTALGSLEKIERVVKLTGFVASTPDFREQPQVINGASDLFVAVLGDNGRHTRAAVGAASLPAGAAVEIEAILKVRS; via the coding sequence ATGTCCGACAGCTGCGAAGACCGCCTGCGGGCCCTGGGGTTGGAACTGCCCAGCGCCCCCACGCCCCTTGCCAATTACGTACCCGCGCTGTTGTCGGGTGATCTGCTGTTCGTTTCAGGACAGATCTCCCGCAAGACCGACGGCACCCTCATTGCGGGCACGCTTGGCGCAGACTTAACCACATCAGAAGGCCAGAGCGCTGCCCGTGAGTGTGCGCTCGCCATCCTTGCTCAAGCCAAAACAGCCCTTGGCAGTCTGGAGAAGATCGAGCGCGTGGTTAAGCTCACCGGCTTCGTCGCTAGCACTCCGGATTTTCGCGAACAGCCGCAGGTCATCAACGGGGCATCGGATCTCTTCGTTGCCGTACTCGGTGACAACGGCCGCCATACGCGCGCAGCCGTCGGCGCGGCGAGCTTACCTGCAGGCGCTGCGGTCGAAATCGAAGCGATCCTCAAGGTGCGCAGCTGA
- a CDS encoding response regulator, translating to MTYQQTGNSVERRGADPRTTQRSVLIVEDNELNMKLFHDLLAAHGYRTIQTRNGLDALGLARTHRPDLILMDIQLPEVSGLEVTKWIKEDDDLRDIPVIAVTAFAMKGDEERIRSGGCEAYISKPISVVAFLETVKRFTSRNKF from the coding sequence ATGACCTACCAACAGACAGGAAACAGCGTTGAGCGCCGCGGGGCCGATCCGCGGACAACGCAACGTTCCGTTCTCATCGTGGAAGACAACGAGCTCAACATGAAGCTCTTCCACGATCTGCTTGCCGCCCATGGCTACCGCACGATCCAGACCCGCAATGGACTGGATGCTCTGGGCCTTGCCCGTACGCATCGTCCGGATCTGATCCTGATGGACATCCAGCTTCCCGAAGTCTCGGGGCTCGAGGTGACCAAATGGATCAAGGAGGATGACGATCTGCGCGACATTCCTGTCATAGCCGTTACCGCCTTCGCGATGAAGGGCGACGAGGAGCGTATTCGCTCCGGCGGCTGCGAAGCCTACATCTCCAAACCGATCTCGGTGGTGGCGTTTCTCGAAACAGTCAAACGCTTCACCAGTCGAAACAAGTTCTGA
- a CDS encoding ROK family protein: protein MSGDGSNDTGYCMRAGIDLGGTKIEGVLLGPDGSERARMRQPSPRGDYRLTIETIAQMLDALRQQGGASGPVPLGLAIPGALSRRTGLVHNANSTWLNGHPLDQDLLARLDQPVAIANDANCFALSEATDGAGQACRSVFGVILGTGCGGALVHNGVLIDGPLGIAGEWGHNPLPWAEPDEYPGPQCWCGRKGCMETWVSGPALSADHASSTGASITAQEIASAAAAGDAQAQATLDRHVFRLARGLAHIVNIFDPDVIVLGGGLSNLSHFYAKLPGLMFPYIFADAPSVDVRSPKWGDASGVRGAAWLTRA from the coding sequence ATGAGCGGCGATGGCAGCAACGACACTGGATACTGCATGCGCGCAGGCATCGACCTTGGCGGCACCAAGATCGAAGGCGTCCTGCTTGGGCCTGACGGCAGTGAACGTGCCCGGATGCGCCAACCGTCTCCACGTGGCGACTATCGCCTGACCATCGAAACGATCGCACAGATGCTCGATGCGCTGCGTCAGCAAGGTGGCGCTAGTGGACCTGTCCCGCTCGGACTGGCCATTCCCGGGGCACTGTCTCGGCGTACCGGGCTCGTGCACAACGCCAACTCGACTTGGCTCAACGGGCATCCGCTCGACCAAGACCTGCTCGCGCGGCTCGATCAGCCTGTCGCCATTGCCAACGACGCCAATTGCTTTGCACTTTCGGAAGCAACCGATGGCGCCGGTCAGGCCTGCCGCAGCGTCTTCGGCGTCATTCTCGGAACCGGATGCGGCGGCGCGCTGGTCCACAATGGCGTGCTGATCGACGGCCCCCTCGGAATCGCTGGCGAATGGGGGCACAATCCGTTGCCCTGGGCGGAGCCGGATGAATACCCCGGGCCTCAGTGCTGGTGCGGTCGCAAGGGCTGCATGGAAACTTGGGTCTCCGGCCCAGCGCTTTCCGCGGATCACGCCAGCAGCACAGGCGCGTCGATAACGGCCCAAGAGATCGCAAGCGCGGCGGCTGCCGGCGATGCCCAAGCTCAGGCTACTCTTGACCGGCATGTCTTCAGGCTGGCGCGCGGCTTGGCGCACATCGTCAACATTTTCGATCCTGACGTCATCGTGCTCGGCGGCGGTCTGTCAAATCTTTCGCATTTCTATGCGAAGCTGCCTGGGCTCATGTTCCCGTACATTTTCGCAGACGCCCCTTCCGTCGACGTGCGCTCGCCCAAGTGGGGAGATGCCTCCGGTGTGCGTGGCGCAGCCTGGCTGACCCGCGCTTGA
- a CDS encoding PleD family two-component system response regulator, producing the protein MTARVLVVDDILANVKLLEARLAAEYFEVLSAFSGREALDILSRERVDVVLLDVMMPGMDGFEVCRRIKGNAKTHHIPVVMVTALDQPSDKVQGLESGADDFLTKPVDDIALITRVKNLARLKMLNDEMIMRASTGERMGIPDDGALAKALSGRSGRVLVVDDHPRSAARLLEVLSKTNDAFAERDPQAALVKLAEHNFDLLVVSLSLQNADGLRLCSQVRSLDRTRHLPIIILVEPGDEARLLRGLDMGVNDYLMRPIDRHELLARVKTQIKRKRHSDFLRHRLEETVEQSITDGLTGLHNRRYMESHLKTLVTDSLRTGRALSMLIADIDHFKQVNDTYGHDAGDMVLREFAGRLKRNTRGIDLACRLGGEEFVIIMPDTDIARAYQVGERVRAYAAAENFTIGADKTIRVTASVGIATLERGDDTPETIYKRADNALYAAKRRGRNRVAADAA; encoded by the coding sequence ATGACTGCCCGCGTACTCGTTGTCGATGACATCCTGGCCAATGTGAAGCTGCTCGAAGCGCGGCTTGCGGCCGAATATTTCGAAGTGCTTTCCGCCTTCAGCGGACGGGAGGCGCTCGACATCTTATCGCGCGAGCGTGTGGACGTGGTCCTGCTCGACGTCATGATGCCAGGCATGGACGGATTTGAAGTCTGCCGGCGCATCAAGGGGAACGCTAAGACCCATCATATTCCGGTCGTCATGGTGACGGCGCTTGATCAACCCTCCGACAAGGTCCAGGGCCTGGAAAGCGGCGCTGATGACTTCCTCACCAAGCCGGTCGACGACATCGCGCTCATCACACGCGTAAAGAATCTCGCGCGCCTCAAGATGCTCAACGACGAAATGATCATGCGCGCCTCCACGGGCGAGCGGATGGGCATCCCGGACGATGGCGCGCTCGCGAAGGCGCTCTCGGGGCGATCTGGCCGTGTGCTCGTGGTCGACGATCATCCGCGTTCGGCCGCACGGCTCCTGGAGGTCTTGTCCAAAACCAACGATGCGTTTGCCGAGCGTGATCCGCAGGCCGCGCTGGTCAAGCTCGCCGAGCACAATTTCGATTTGCTCGTCGTTAGCCTCTCGTTACAGAACGCCGATGGCCTGAGGCTGTGCTCGCAGGTGCGTTCGCTCGACCGCACGCGACATCTGCCGATCATCATTCTGGTAGAGCCGGGCGATGAGGCGCGTCTGCTGCGCGGTCTCGATATGGGCGTCAACGACTACCTCATGCGCCCCATCGATCGCCACGAACTGCTGGCGCGTGTGAAGACGCAGATCAAGCGGAAGCGCCATTCCGACTTCCTGCGTCATCGTCTCGAAGAGACTGTGGAACAATCGATCACCGACGGACTGACCGGTCTGCACAATCGCCGCTACATGGAAAGTCACCTGAAGACTCTGGTGACGGATTCGCTGCGCACCGGTCGTGCCCTGTCCATGCTCATCGCCGACATCGATCATTTCAAGCAAGTGAACGATACTTACGGACACGATGCCGGAGACATGGTGTTGCGTGAGTTCGCAGGTCGTCTGAAGCGTAATACCCGTGGCATCGATCTCGCCTGCCGGCTCGGCGGCGAAGAATTCGTCATCATTATGCCGGACACGGACATTGCGCGTGCTTATCAGGTTGGCGAGCGTGTGCGCGCCTACGCGGCTGCCGAAAACTTTACGATCGGCGCAGACAAGACAATCCGTGTAACCGCAAGCGTGGGCATTGCGACCCTGGAACGGGGCGATGACACCCCGGAAACCATCTATAAACGCGCGGACAACGCGCTCTACGCCGCCAAGCGCCGTGGCCGTAATCGAGTCGCGGCCGACGCCGCTTAG
- a CDS encoding cell envelope integrity EipB family protein has product MVDHLRQMACASIGFVLAFVSAVTPAAAGVTFVPHRAIYEISLIRSTSGSGISEMTGRMVYELTGSQCEGYTQNMRFVTRSSNQEGTETTNDLRTSSWEEADGKKLRFSSTQYQNDSIVDASQGDASRTKNGKDEETRVDLTRPAKKRVSFPGNVFFPMQHAAFLIEAARAGKTLVTADIYDGSEKGERYYTTTAVIGKKVEHVSIPSAVSHKAAADLAGVPAWPMSISYFDSGKEKEDTPPVYELSFSYFENGVTNDLKIDYGEFAIKGELAQLDFLPVSKCAR; this is encoded by the coding sequence TTGGTTGACCACTTGCGCCAGATGGCTTGCGCCTCAATCGGCTTCGTGCTGGCTTTTGTCAGCGCGGTAACGCCGGCGGCGGCGGGGGTTACGTTCGTGCCTCATCGGGCCATCTACGAGATCTCGCTGATCCGTTCGACTTCGGGTTCGGGCATTTCAGAGATGACGGGCCGCATGGTATATGAGCTGACCGGTTCCCAATGTGAAGGCTATACGCAGAACATGCGTTTCGTTACGCGCTCTTCCAATCAGGAGGGCACGGAGACGACCAACGATCTACGTACGTCGAGCTGGGAGGAGGCGGACGGCAAGAAGCTGCGCTTTTCATCGACCCAATATCAGAACGACTCCATCGTGGACGCAAGCCAGGGCGATGCATCGCGCACGAAGAACGGCAAGGACGAGGAGACCCGCGTCGATCTCACACGGCCTGCCAAAAAGCGCGTGTCTTTCCCTGGCAACGTCTTCTTTCCCATGCAGCATGCCGCCTTCCTTATCGAAGCCGCCCGCGCCGGCAAGACGCTGGTGACGGCTGACATCTACGATGGTTCGGAGAAAGGCGAGCGCTATTACACGACGACCGCAGTCATCGGCAAGAAGGTCGAACACGTCAGCATCCCTAGTGCCGTCTCGCACAAGGCGGCTGCCGATCTGGCGGGCGTTCCAGCTTGGCCGATGTCGATCAGCTATTTCGACTCCGGCAAGGAAAAAGAGGACACGCCGCCGGTTTACGAATTGTCGTTCAGCTATTTCGAAAACGGCGTCACCAACGATCTCAAGATCGACTATGGCGAATTCGCCATCAAGGGTGAGTTGGCTCAGCTCGATTTCCTGCCCGTCTCCAAGTGCGCGCGCTGA
- a CDS encoding HIT family protein, with translation MTTYDPDNIFAKILRGDIPCHKVYEDETALVFMDVMPQSPGHALVVPKAPSRNVLDADPAVLAKVLPLVQKVAIASKAAFNADGITVWQFNEPAGGQTVFHLHYHVIPRYDGQALRAHAGKMEDAEVLKSNASKLKAALS, from the coding sequence ATGACCACTTACGATCCCGACAACATCTTCGCCAAGATCCTTCGTGGCGACATCCCCTGCCACAAGGTCTACGAGGATGAGACGGCGCTCGTGTTCATGGATGTGATGCCGCAATCGCCCGGACACGCCTTGGTGGTACCGAAAGCACCCTCACGCAATGTCCTCGATGCGGACCCCGCCGTCCTCGCGAAGGTTTTGCCGTTGGTGCAGAAGGTAGCGATCGCATCCAAGGCGGCGTTCAATGCCGATGGCATTACGGTTTGGCAGTTCAATGAACCCGCCGGCGGACAGACGGTGTTTCATCTCCATTATCACGTCATCCCTCGCTACGACGGACAAGCTCTGCGCGCACACGCGGGCAAGATGGAGGATGCAGAGGTGCTCAAATCCAATGCGTCGAAACTCAAAGCCGCTTTGAGTTGA
- a CDS encoding DUF983 domain-containing protein: MTETKHIGGGGINLPDRDVWVALKRGWRQKCPACGTGAMYRSYLKVNDTCPSCGEELYHQRADDAPPYFTMFITGHVIVGGILATEQAFAPPTWVQLAIWLPALVLLSLWLLPRVKGALIGYQWANRMHGFGALEVEGADIPPAEPRPAGSN, encoded by the coding sequence ATGACAGAGACAAAACACATCGGCGGCGGCGGCATCAATCTTCCAGATCGCGACGTCTGGGTGGCGCTCAAACGCGGCTGGCGGCAGAAGTGCCCCGCGTGCGGCACCGGCGCGATGTATCGAAGCTATTTGAAGGTCAATGACACTTGCCCGTCGTGTGGCGAGGAGTTGTACCACCAGCGCGCCGACGACGCGCCGCCCTACTTCACCATGTTCATCACGGGCCACGTCATCGTTGGCGGAATTCTGGCCACTGAGCAGGCGTTCGCGCCGCCGACGTGGGTGCAGCTCGCCATATGGCTGCCCGCGCTCGTGCTGTTGAGCTTGTGGCTGCTGCCGCGCGTGAAGGGTGCGCTCATCGGCTATCAGTGGGCCAACCGTATGCACGGGTTTGGCGCACTCGAAGTTGAAGGCGCCGATATCCCTCCAGCAGAGCCCCGGCCAGCGGGTTCAAACTGA
- a CDS encoding glycerophosphodiester phosphodiesterase family protein, with the protein MLDRDAFFRPIAHRGLHNAKKGIVENTLPAFEAAIAKGYGIECDLRPAAGGLPIVFHDETLDRLVRGKGAVSKLEARDLKTLSYKGCDTHILTYSDLLDLVGGKVPLLVEIKSEWDPPDRSFMSRVAKLSQSYKGPLALMSFDPDVMTLVRELAPKMPRGIVSGSYAGHGWWQKKLSKSRANDLRDLLLSAPADPQFYAYQIGALPTPVTRFVREVCGLALFTWTVRTAKDRSKAARWADAPIFEGFEP; encoded by the coding sequence ATGCTGGACCGAGACGCCTTTTTTCGGCCGATCGCACATCGCGGATTGCACAACGCCAAAAAGGGTATCGTCGAGAACACGTTACCTGCGTTTGAGGCCGCTATTGCCAAGGGCTATGGCATAGAATGCGACCTGCGCCCTGCCGCGGGCGGGCTTCCGATTGTCTTTCACGATGAAACGTTGGACCGGCTCGTGCGGGGCAAGGGAGCGGTTTCAAAACTCGAAGCGCGCGATCTCAAAACACTGTCCTACAAGGGCTGCGATACCCACATCCTCACCTATTCGGATCTTCTCGATCTGGTCGGCGGAAAAGTACCGCTGCTGGTAGAAATCAAGAGCGAGTGGGACCCGCCGGATCGATCGTTCATGTCGCGCGTCGCAAAGCTTTCGCAAAGCTACAAAGGCCCGCTTGCGCTGATGTCTTTCGATCCCGACGTGATGACGTTGGTGCGCGAGTTGGCTCCGAAGATGCCGCGCGGGATCGTATCGGGCAGCTATGCGGGGCACGGCTGGTGGCAGAAGAAGCTTTCAAAGAGCCGCGCAAACGATTTGCGTGACCTGCTGCTTTCGGCGCCTGCCGATCCACAATTCTACGCCTATCAGATCGGGGCGCTTCCCACCCCCGTGACGCGCTTCGTGCGCGAGGTGTGCGGCCTTGCGCTTTTCACCTGGACGGTGCGCACGGCCAAGGATCGCAGCAAGGCCGCTCGCTGGGCCGATGCGCCGATCTTTGAAGGATTTGAGCCTTAA
- a CDS encoding GNAT family N-acetyltransferase yields MEGKHLSGSPGVEVKVVSALSALDASAWNAVANPDPSLYNPFVSHEFLSALEQAKCVGPGTGWTPRHLVIEADDGGIDAAAPCYAKSHSQGEYVFDHSWADAYMQAGGRYYPKLQIAVPFTPVPGPRLLTRPGATSAANEQLLAAAALELASQAGLSSVHLTFTDHALQERLAALGFLSRTGQQFHWTNQGFSSFEDFLATFASRKRKAVRKERAEAVSADIEIEHVKGSDITEAHWDAFFDFYMDTGNRKWGRPYLNRTFFSLIGRTMPEQCLLVMAKRAGRYIAGALNMIGGDCLYGRYWGAVEHHPFLHFEVCYYQAIEYAIHHKLARVEAGAQGEHKLARGYMPVETYSAHWIANPQLRRAIGRYLEQEREAVSEANEELAELGPYRKP; encoded by the coding sequence ATGGAAGGTAAGCATTTGTCCGGTTCCCCAGGAGTAGAAGTCAAAGTGGTTTCGGCCTTGAGCGCGCTCGATGCGTCTGCATGGAACGCCGTCGCCAATCCGGACCCCTCACTCTACAATCCGTTCGTCTCGCACGAGTTCTTGTCGGCCCTCGAACAGGCAAAATGCGTAGGGCCCGGGACGGGGTGGACACCTCGCCATCTCGTGATTGAAGCCGACGATGGCGGCATTGACGCCGCCGCCCCCTGTTACGCCAAGAGCCACAGCCAGGGCGAATACGTCTTCGATCATTCGTGGGCGGACGCCTACATGCAGGCGGGCGGGCGGTATTACCCCAAACTTCAGATCGCGGTGCCATTCACGCCAGTACCTGGACCGCGACTGCTGACAAGGCCGGGCGCAACTTCGGCCGCCAACGAACAGCTGTTGGCCGCCGCCGCTTTGGAACTTGCTAGCCAAGCAGGCCTGTCCTCCGTGCATCTGACGTTTACAGACCACGCGTTGCAAGAGCGCCTTGCAGCTCTTGGCTTTCTGAGCCGCACGGGCCAGCAGTTTCACTGGACCAACCAGGGCTTTTCGAGCTTTGAAGATTTTCTTGCGACATTCGCGTCGCGCAAGCGAAAGGCGGTGCGCAAGGAACGCGCCGAAGCGGTTTCGGCCGATATCGAGATCGAGCACGTCAAGGGCAGCGACATCACAGAAGCGCACTGGGACGCCTTTTTCGACTTCTACATGGATACGGGAAATCGCAAATGGGGACGCCCCTATCTCAATCGCACGTTCTTTTCGTTGATTGGACGCACAATGCCCGAGCAGTGCCTGCTTGTGATGGCAAAGCGCGCGGGCCGCTATATTGCCGGTGCGCTAAATATGATCGGCGGCGATTGCCTCTACGGGCGCTACTGGGGCGCTGTTGAACATCACCCGTTCCTGCATTTCGAGGTCTGCTATTATCAGGCTATCGAGTACGCGATCCATCATAAGCTCGCGCGTGTGGAAGCTGGGGCGCAGGGCGAACACAAGCTGGCGCGCGGGTATATGCCAGTTGAAACCTATTCGGCGCACTGGATCGCAAACCCTCAACTGCGTCGCGCCATCGGACGCTATCTGGAACAAGAGCGCGAAGCTGTCAGCGAAGCCAACGAGGAGTTGGCCGAGCTTGGCCCCTATCGTAAGCCTTGA